The Capsicum annuum cultivar UCD-10X-F1 chromosome 3, UCD10Xv1.1, whole genome shotgun sequence genomic sequence AGTTCCAGCACTTCAATCCAAAAACGTAATTGcttatttattaattcagtttTAGCACCTAAAGCCTATCAGCTAATCCAAACAAGCCTTagtactcaaaaaaaaaaatatcttgctCTTTTTGCCTTAAATGTTTTGTGGGTCATTGCTGTAGTAGGTCTGATAATAGTTGCTTTGCATAGTTGTTCTTCAGTTATTCACCATTTTGGTTCTAATGATGTCTGTGCCTTTGGTTAACAAATAACAACATCAGTTGCCTGTTAAATCTTGACTTTACCATTCGTCCAAAATTATCTAGCAGTGAAATTAGTTTCACAACCTATTGAGGAAGACCAAATCAAGCACGCCCTAATAGAACatccatatttcaactcaagcAAATCGGATCTGGCTTGATTCTCTCACAAATCATACTCCAAACTTGCAACGCTAGGTAACATGATCAGGTAGGTGTCTTCTAAAACTGCACATAATGAGACAAAGTTGTGCAGGATCTAACAATAACGTAATCCTATGCATGCAACGTTAGCAGATTTTTACTTGGAGAATTAAGATATTCCTCAATTGCTGCACCAATAACCAATAATGGTAGTTGAAGCACATATAGGTTGAATCACATGTATGCTTCATGAATTCGAACTTAGTCCATGTCTccattttaaagtatttttcctacAAACCAAATTAAATGACAAACTCCAATAGTTATTTAATATCTTTTTCCTTCCTACTAGAACTATCGAACTCTTCACTCTGTGTCTCCAGTAGAACTGTGGCTGCTTCACATATTACATAACCATTAAGACCATCTTTACATCACTTCCATCAAGACCATTTTTCACTACTATCTTTTACTTATTCAACCCCAAAACAACAAAGAGGGTACTTACATATCCACAATTTAACATTACGGATTTTAAGAAACCATCTCAACTCCAAAGTGATCTAAAATAGGACATCAATTTGCAGTGGAAGAGGGATTACATTAACTGAACAGTGATACATCCTGGTAAGATAATAACAATCTAGAGTAATACATTTCTATTGAGCACTAATATTTCTTGTACAATCAACTGCATTAGAAGGGAAAAACCAAAAACGGTAAACAGAAAAACGATCATGGTGCTTAGAGGCAATACCTTCACTAAAGCAATGTTCGCTGGGATGACAGGTACTTCCCCACTTGCAAATCCAATAACCAGAATTTGTGCTCCCCAATTTAATAGCTTTAAGCTATCTTTTGTAAGCTTCCCACCAACTGGATCATACAAGACATCAACCCCTTTGAGCTTTCTTGACTTCAGGAAGCCCTTGACACTTTCAATGACGTTTGCATTGCTCAAGTCTACTGCATGATCAACACCTAAAGATTTCAAAAGCTGCACCTTTTCATTTCCCCTAAGATTCAACAGACAAGACAAGGATAAATTTTAGTGCAAAAACCTTAAATTAACTTTCTTGTACACATATGAATCGACAAATACCTAGCCACTGCAATAACTGTTGCTCCACAAACTTTCCCAATTTGTACTGCAGAGAGCCCAACGCCTCCAGCTGCTCCAAGTACCAGTAAAACCTATAACATGTAATCAATACATGTTGCATGCTTTCAGGTGCATAAGCAAATCATGTAACCAAATGGCATAAGCATTTTCTTCCTAAAAAATAAGGGAAGGTGAATTACATGTTTGGGACGCAGCTGCGCTCTATGCACCAGAGCCACATGTGATGTCCCATATGCAACAGGAAGTGCACCAGCTGCAACTAGATCACACCCATCAGGTACTCGAAACCTTCAATTACAAGCGAACTTAGACATTTTTTGAACACTTAAACCATtgaatcaaagaagaaaaaggaacaTCTAATTTGTCTTGTATACAAATACCGATGGGGTACAGTTCCCATTTTAGCAAGTTTTAGTGTATTTTGAACTATATGCATCAAGTACCACACACAAACTACACTAACTTCAATTGTTTATTCAATCAATCAATTAACTACACCTCAATTCAAACTAGTTAGACTGGACTATATGAACATGCATATCCATTCTGCTCTATTCGGACCATTTCATTTCACTACTAATTCGGATCCACTACGTGAACCACGTATATCCATTCCAACACTGGCAAATAAACTAATTTTCTACATTTGAATCGCTTAAAATGTTCAATATTAAAACCAAAATCAGAAGATAATAAGGAAAAACAGACAAGTCGGATTCATCAGCGACGACGAATTGCGCAAATGAGCCAAGGCCAATAAAAGAGCAAACGGGATCCCCAATTCTGAACTTAGTGACATTGGGTCCAACGGCATCAATGAAACCGGAGTAATCGGAGCCAGGGATGAACGGTAATGGAGGCTTCTCCTGGTATTTGCCGAGAACTTGGAGGTAATTTGCGAAATTCAAGCTGGTCGCTTTGACTCGAACTCTAACGGAGGTTGGAGTGGACAAATTAGGGATAGGGTGGGACGTTGAGAGATCGAGTGGTGAATTCTCCGAGCCATTCGGTGGCAGAGTAGGATCGCCCAGTTTTCTTACAAGTAGAGCTTCCATTTCGTGGCACTTTTCGGGCATATGCACTCCAGACACCGGTTTTGTACTTGGGTGTTCTGTACGGAAAGACTTAATAAAATAAATGGATttgttattcatttatttttttcgtcagaaagtaaaaaatattattataagaaaaagaCGTAAAGATTGGAAAATGAATGGTGTGCCTATcagaaattttaagaaaaaatcacATAAGTATATCATTTAAGAGTAAATATTACGGAACTATTCCTTTTTTCACTCTCACAGAAAATCCTAAATCATAGAAATTCATTACCAAGGCAGTGACATCGAAGACAATGGCCATCACGGCCGTTGGCCAGCCTCCACCTTTGGAGACTGGGCCAACCATTATTGGTAGTACAAGTAAAGGTTCGACAGAAACGGGTTCATATGCACATGCTCTTAAGACTGATAATGGATTCAATGTAAATACCACATCGTACAATCTCAAACTGATTGCTTACTTGCATGGGAGCTGAGAATTATTTGGGAAGAGGAGGACATCAATCAAATGATTATCAAGGAGGAATTACAATATGCAGTGGTTGGTAAGTTTTCATGTAGATGGTTGGAGATTCAAGATCTTACCAAAGCAGTGTGGATTGAACGGAGAAGTTAACGTTGGTCTTCTAAGCAATATATACATTTTAATAAAGGTATCAAAGTTAGAAGATTATGTAAATCTGCTCTCAGAGTCGCAATTTTACATTATTCAAAATCATTGGTCATATCTAATGTGTACTCTAAAATGGGACACCTTATTTGATCCACAGGAAGAAACATCAATAGCAATAGCCTGGATATCATTCTCTTCATTACCTCCTAACTTTTTTGGTAACGAGGTAGTGTTCTCTCTAGCTGCAGCAGTGGGTAAACCATTACAAGTGAATATGACAACTCAAAATAAAACTAGTCCTAGTTGTATAAGAGTTAAGGTAGAAGTTAATCTGTAGGGGGATTTTCCAAAGAGAATCTACATAGGtatgagaaaaaaaagagagataatGGAGAAATGGGTTCATATTAAATATGATTACATGCCTAAGTATTGCAAGACATGTAAGCTACAGGGTCAAATGAGAAAGAATGCTTTATAATTTATCCAGAGCTATATCCAAAGGAAGACAAGGAGAAGGGTGGACAGCATGGGAAGGAGAAACAAAAGGAAGCAGCAAATACTAACAGAGTAAAGATGAAGGAGGAAAATCTTCCAATCCTCAATAGGAAGGAGGAAAAGATAACAAAAGCAAAGGAAAGTTAGAGAAAGGTGGTTTTCAcgagaagaagagaagaaattagAACAAAATAGGTAGATAGAATTTTAGAGGAAGAGAAGTATGGAGTCAAAGTATTCAACAAAGGAAAGTTCAAAACCTGAACACTAACAACAAATTTGGAGCTTTAAATGGGGAAGTAGAAGATAGCAAAGAAGATATGAAACAGCAAGACAATGTACAGAAGATAgttaataataatcattcaaaGAATAAAAAGGTAGGAGAGATTGATAACTAGAAAAGGGAGACAGAACAAGATCGTACTCCAACACAAAAACAAAAGgacaacaaagaaagaagaacTCCGAGCAGCTCAGCATCAAATAACAATGAGCAGGAATATGCAGAAGAAACTAGTAGTATTAGCATCAATGTTATTCCAAAGGAAGTTCATGATTTAACAGAGAATAGGTCTGATAGATCTAACAATCCTATACAAGATATCACAAAAGATAATCAAAGTGGTAACAAAGAAGTGGACAATCAAAATTAACAAGAAGAAGGGATGAGAGACCACTCATTGACAAAAGCAGGAGAAGaggaaaaatctataaataatcaaCAAGTAAGTGGACATGTGATACAAGAAGCTCCACAGATCAATGAACAAACAGTTGTAAAATTCAGTAGAGAATAAACAAGGATGAAAATGAAGGATTCGAAGGAATCATTGAAGTAGTCAGCACACATGGAGATTTGTTTCCAAGACAGACAAGTCACTTGAatgcaaaaataagaaaaaggcaAAAATCAATGTCCAGGCATCACAGATGGAAACAGGGAGGAAGAAGGGACTCAATACCAATTCAGAATAATGATCAGTAAAATCATGTTTTGGAATATCAGGTCAGTTAAAACTCAAAAGTCTTTTGAGAGATTAATTGATATGCATAAGAGGGATCATTATTCTTTCATTGCTTTAATAGAACTTTTCAAAGCCCTAGTGAATTGGACTTGTACAGAAGGAAGTTGGGAATTGATAAGGCAAGAGCAAATTATTCAGCCAAGATATAAATTTTTCTGAAATAATATTTGGGAAGAATTAGGTTCGATCGATACTTCTCAATAGATTACAATACATTTAGATTAAGGGAATTAAGAGATAGTTTCAAAGTATCTGCAGTCTATGATAGATGGAGTGTAATAGAAATACTAGAGCTATAGAAAGATTTAGAGGATATTGTAGACAACACtgtaacaccctcaaaattttaGGTAGTTTATTTTAGGACTTCTCGCATTTGAATCATCGATTCTTGACTTAAGTTAGGTTCGGGGATGTTAAAATGGTAACCCAGGAGAGTTCcaaaatttttggatggggttCGGGGTAGTTTTAGGTCatgatttatatgaaattattcatactttattgatgattttaaacttgtggggtgcatgcgTATGGTGAATAAAATAGGGGAATATGATATTCCCcaatttgtgaatattgacaattgaagtgttaataacctCAATCCCATATTgcgaaattagttttgaatatgaaaagtatatacattgaactattcttgaactattgcataatatgCAAAACTAATGAagcataataattttaaattgaacCAAGGGGATTGAAAATTTCCCTTAAGTGATGATGATTGCTCttgcatgttgatgttaccttgcaagtgtagttggtatgacgataccaatagtgaATGCCTAAATATGTAAatggttcaataaatgggaatgtgtgataaatattttaattgggcttaaaagagagTTATTTATGTAACTAGGCTGTGAAAGTAGAGATATCGAgagaccaacactggaaaccatgttttcCAATGCGGGTGTCAAAACATCCTGGGTTCGAGTTCCTTTACTTATGACCAGGTGGTTCGAGTCCACCTTACAATaagattgggaggtttgagtcctctgtatatatatatgagattattctttgattcatacggctacacgtactggggcccaaCCGGGGGTGgagctggggcccatatagctcgtgggtactattatatgatggttaagctacacaatccatgcTAAGATTTTGTACGCTCATGTTAAACCTTATTTCCTAtctcggcatgtgatatatatttatttacatgcatttgattatgtacattggattttgaatgatttcgaactgttgatcatggcatattgttatccttatccctgagttacatgctagcactccaaccgctaaTCGTCTTCAGACATTATATCCCACGCGATGCTAAGTTCGAAGGCAAGTCTACTTTTTCTATGCATTGATCAGGTGTTCACGGTTAGTTCGttagttgacttgaagtggtgagcttctatcatTCAGAagactttattttatgttttggtttctcATGTCTTAGACTTGGTTTCaaattggttttggctatggtcgggggctcaacttgattttctttccctttttgacCCTTGACTTCAAAATTAAACTCTTAAAGCAAGAGAACCCAATGAATAAATCTGGGTTTGGCATTTTTGGTTTGACATCAAGTACCTTAAGGT encodes the following:
- the LOC107863587 gene encoding quinone oxidoreductase-like protein 2 homolog isoform X1: MNNKSIYFIKSFRTEHPSTKPVSGVHMPEKCHEMEALLVRKLGDPTLPPNGSENSPLDLSTSHPIPNLSTPTSVRVRVKATSLNFANYLQVLGKYQEKPPLPFIPGSDYSGFIDAVGPNVTKFRIGDPVCSFIGLGSFAQFVVADESDLFRVPDGCDLVAAGALPVAYGTSHVALVHRAQLRPKHVLLVLGAAGGVGLSAVQIGKVCGATVIAVARGNEKVQLLKSLGVDHAVDLSNANVIESVKGFLKSRKLKGVDVLYDPVGGKLTKDSLKLLNWGAQILVIGFASGEVPVIPANIALVKNWTIHGLYWGSHKIHQPNVLGDSLNELLSLLCKGLITINISHTFSLAEVQTHGLLIALSRPNYQQQI
- the LOC107863587 gene encoding quinone oxidoreductase-like protein 2 homolog isoform X2, with the protein product MNNKSIYFIKSFRTEHPSTKPVSGVHMPEKCHEMEALLVRKLGDPTLPPNGSENSPLDLSTSHPIPNLSTPTSVRVRVKATSLNFANYLQVLGKYQEKPPLPFIPGSDYSGFIDAVGPNVTKFRIGDPVCSFIGLGSFAQFVVADESDLFRVPDGCDLVAAGALPVAYGTSHVALVHRAQLRPKHVLLVLGAAGGVGLSAVQIGKVCGATVIAVARGNEKVQLLKSLGVDHAVDLSNANVIESVKGFLKSRKLKGVDVLYDPVGGKLTKDSLKLLNWGAQILVIGFASGEVPVIPANIALVKNWTIHGLYWGSHKIHQPNVLGDSLNELLSLLCKGLITINISHTFSLAEAHLAFTALKDRRAIGKVMITFDNGRIVKSKL